TGGGAGCGGTTGTTTGCATCGTTGATACCTCCTTCAGATTCTGACTGCTCGCATTATAAATGACCCAATGCCCGCTGTCAATAGCCTTTTGGCCGTCACTGGGTTTTGGTTTGACTTCGTAAACCCCGCTGTGATAGAATACCGGTGATATGTTTCAATTAAATTCTAGTCAGGAATATAGCAATGGGTCAAATTAGTATCGTTTTAATCGCAGGGTTGGTTTTTCTGTTTTTCTTTGAACCTTCGCGGGGAGCAGGAGAGTTTAATCAACTGCTTACCCTGATCGTCACGGGCACAATAATCATCTTACCGCCGGCACTTGTTTATTTTCTTGGATCTTATGCGACACGCCCATTGCCAATCGATCAGGACGCCCGGCTGCGTCGATTGTACCTCATCAAACGATCTGCAATTGTCTTTGAATGCCTTCTCCTGATCGGTTATATTTGCGATGTCTACCTATTCAATTTACCACTGCTAATGAGCAAGGTGTTAGACTGGACTCCGTTAATTTATACACAGCGGCTTGTGGGGATTGTCCCGTTGATTGTTGGACTGATGCTTATCCGTTTCGCGCTTTATGAAGTTGAGCAGCAAGCAACGTCAAGGAACTGGAAAAGGAGAGAGTATCTCAGCGTCTATCTGAAATTTTTGCTATTGCCAGTATTGCCGCTATTTGTTTATTTGTGCTTACTAGATTTGATTGCACATATCCCGTATCTCGCCAGTAACGCCTATTTACCTATTGCGCTTATGGCATCGCTGATTTTTCTAGCGTATATCTACGCACCTTTGATACTGGGTTTCATTTGGCGGACGGTCCCGCTGGCGGATGTTAATCTAAGGAACAGGCTCCACCGATTAGCAGCCCAAGACAACATCAAATACAAAGACATCGTTGTTTGGCAGACGGAATCAGTTGCCAATGCGGCTGTTGCTGGAATTGTCCCATGGTCCCGGCAGATCTTTCTGACAGAAGCCTTGCTGCAACACTTTTCCGACGATGAAATTGAAGCGATCGTGGCACATGAGTTTGGGCATGTCCGTTACAAGCATATTTTGACTTATCTCATGTTTTTGATTGTCTACTTTCTCAGCTATACCATCTATTATATCTACATTGGTCAACCGCTTGAGTCGCTTTTTTCCACTTCTTCTCTGTTACCGGCAACCGTTTTGGTCTTTTTCATTTCTCTCTATTTCATTATTATTTTCCGCGCTCTATCAAGACGTTTTGAGCACCAAGCAGATTTGTACGCTGTCGCAGTGACGGCTAAGCCAGAGGCGCTCGAACTCGCCTTGGTCCGACTCGCATACCTTAACTACATCCCTCGATCTGTTCAACGTTTATTCGAGCTATTCCAGACACATCCTTCGATCGACCGGCGAATCAAATTCATTGAGCGGTTCAAGGGCGGCGATCCGGCTGCCTTACGCTACCAAAACTATCTGCTTGAGGTTAAACTACTCCTTGTTCTGTTACCGGCGCTTGCTTGTATACTCCTTTTTAGTAATTCGTTAGAGTTAGGGTAACAACCGACCGAATCTTTTATAGACTTTGACTCTGAAAGGTTCGGCATTTTTAGAGATGACAAATGCAACAGCAAAATAACCTTACACTTGTAGAAGAACTTAAAGACTTTTGTACCAAAGAACGTGAGCGCATCTATTCCCGCCACCGTTTCGGAATTGGGGGTAGAGAAGTTGTAGGAGAATATACCCGCCTTGCGGACAACGTGATCCAGCGCATTTATCAATTCGCAATCAAAGCGGAGAATGGTCGTTCTAAATTGCCTGAAGATGCCCCCATAGCTATCCTCGCATTGGGTGGCTACGGACGGGAGACACTGAATCCCTATTCAGACATTGATATCATGTTGGTCTACAACCCCTCGGAACTGAATCTGAGTCAAGTAGGACCGCTTGCCAACCAAATGATCACGACGCTCTGGGACATCGGTTTTGAGGTCGGGCATAGCTGTCGATCGCTTAAGGAGTGTGTCCGTGCGACCTACGACGATATTTTCTCCAAGACCTCGATGCTTGAAGCGCGATACATTGTCGGTGCAAAACAGGTTTACCGTGAATTTCAGAGATTGACCTCCAAGCACTTTTTCAAGAAACAGGTGGGCAAGTTCATCGCGAAAACGATTGAGGAATGGAGCACCCGTCATGAATCTTACGGCGCAACGATTTATTTGCAAGAACCGAACATCAAGGAGAGTGCCGGTGGATTACGAGACTTTCATACGGGTATCTGGGTTGCAGCCGTTCGCTTTGGAGTTAAGGATCTTGGGGAACTTGAGAGGCGAGGGGTTATCCCCCGAACGGTAGCGAGATCGTGTGAGGAGTCGCTTAACTTTCTGTGGCAATTGCGTAATGAACTTCATTACGTTAATGAAAGAAGAAGCGATCAACTCGTCCTAGATGTGCAAGAAACCATCGCTAAAAATCTTGGATATAAAGATGATGGGCATTCCCTTGCCGAAGTAACGATGATGCGGGATTATTATCTACACGCAGAGCATCTCTATGAGTTCGCAAAACTGATTATAGATCGGGTAAAACATCAAAGATCTCCGCTGAATCGCTGGATTGAACGGTGGCAAACCAAAGTGCTGCCCGACGGATTTACAGTTGTAAGGGACGAAATCGGTTTTCAG
The Candidatus Poribacteria bacterium DNA segment above includes these coding regions:
- a CDS encoding M48 family metalloprotease — its product is MGQISIVLIAGLVFLFFFEPSRGAGEFNQLLTLIVTGTIIILPPALVYFLGSYATRPLPIDQDARLRRLYLIKRSAIVFECLLLIGYICDVYLFNLPLLMSKVLDWTPLIYTQRLVGIVPLIVGLMLIRFALYEVEQQATSRNWKRREYLSVYLKFLLLPVLPLFVYLCLLDLIAHIPYLASNAYLPIALMASLIFLAYIYAPLILGFIWRTVPLADVNLRNRLHRLAAQDNIKYKDIVVWQTESVANAAVAGIVPWSRQIFLTEALLQHFSDDEIEAIVAHEFGHVRYKHILTYLMFLIVYFLSYTIYYIYIGQPLESLFSTSSLLPATVLVFFISLYFIIIFRALSRRFEHQADLYAVAVTAKPEALELALVRLAYLNYIPRSVQRLFELFQTHPSIDRRIKFIERFKGGDPAALRYQNYLLEVKLLLVLLPALACILLFSNSLELG